AGCTCctgcaaaatatttttcaaaagattaAACCAAGATCATCACCGACACTGAGCCGTGTTTTAATTCTCAATAGAACAACAACATTAGAAGACAAATCGTATAGACTAACCCTTAGTAGCATTGGGAAGACGACCCTCAGGTGGTGGGTGAGGCTTGTCCTGCATTTATTTCCAAACACCTTTAGGTAAATACAGTAACATTGATATATACAGTTAAGAGTTGACAACACTCTTAAGAACAATTCAACAactcaattaaaattcatttaagtgTTGTTGCTCAAAACAATAAACCATGCTCcaacatttaaccattttataatGAAGAAAATCTATAGAAACTAACTGGCAAAtcccaaaactaaaatttgattcaatgtACAATGTGATACAAAAACATTGATTTGGAGCAACTGCATTCATAAAATTTAGGTACCATTTATCCAGTTACCTATGTGCCATCGTTTTACCatgtaaacaaataataatattcatccGACAtgacaataatttatttatttgtcgtTTAAATGtctgtaattaaattaaaatcaaagttttatgtGTACAACACCAAAACAAAGTTGTCAGTATCACATTGCATATTGAGTAGAAGATAATATGTAATTTGGGGATTTATCCTAAAAGCACAGCATTATAGACTAACCAATCCAGACCACATCATTGAATCATACATTAACCGATGCTGAAAGTAGTGTGTATCATAGATTAAGACTCACTTCTCTTCCAGGATGGAAGGGAACTTCAGGTCCACCGGTGACCTCAACAGCAGCAACACCAGCAAGctacaaattttaaaacccCAAAAAGAGTACAGTCAAAACCAGTCAAACCCTCAAAAATAAATCGGTTAAATCTGAAAGCAAGAACAGAAAATCCGATACCTGATAGAAGTCAGCGTATGAAAGTATAGGGAACTGCTCCTTGATCGGCTCGAGAAGCCTGACTGCAATATCGAGACCGTTGTTAGCAGCATGAGCGAGCTCAGCAGGTTGCTTCATGGTTCCGAATGGACCTCCGGTCTTGGTCTTGACATCAAAAGTTCCAGCTGAGTGCCACCTGTCCCCACCCATCACCGTAAGGCCTATCAACTTCACGGATCTCAATACCAACTTCCAAATCAGACGATAGAAAAAAGAGAAGCTTACGCTAGACGGAGCATGAGTGGAGCACAGTTCTTCTCAGCGATGAGAGCTCTTAGCTTCCTCTTAGCCTTCTGAACGGCGTTTTGGTACTCCTCGCTAACAGTTGGGTAACACTTGGTCATTTTCTCTGGTTTCAACCCAAAAACAAgtcaaataaacaataaaatttcaaatcatattaACAATTTCCAAACAGGATCCAAACTTGGAACGAAAATGAACCTTTCGACGGAGGGTGCAATGAAATGAAGATAGGAAAACCACGCGATGGACAcgagttctttttttttctttttggcctGACGATGGACACGACTTGAACCGAAAATTTGATGGCACACTCTGGCCAAGGGGAGGAGTATAAATGGGAGAGTGAAGAGTGAGAGGACGGCGTTTGTTTTGGGAGAGGACGGTTTGGTTAATGCTGTATGGCTGTACTGTGACTCTGTGAGTTAGGTGGGCTGGTTTTCAAAAAGTTTggtcaatattttttattaaaaaaagtaaataaaaaaaatactaattaaaatttttattttaattattga
The Gossypium raimondii isolate GPD5lz chromosome 8, ASM2569854v1, whole genome shotgun sequence DNA segment above includes these coding regions:
- the LOC105792368 gene encoding L-ascorbate peroxidase, cytosolic; translation: MTKCYPTVSEEYQNAVQKAKRKLRALIAEKNCAPLMLRLAWHSAGTFDVKTKTGGPFGTMKQPAELAHAANNGLDIAVRLLEPIKEQFPILSYADFYQLAGVAAVEVTGGPEVPFHPGREDKPHPPPEGRLPNATKGADHLRQVFSNQMGLSDQDIVALSGGHTLGRCHKERSGFEGPWTTNPLIFDNSYFKELLTGEKDRLLQLPTDKVLLSDPVFRPLVDKYAADEDAFFADYAEAHLKLSELGFADA